In Daucus carota subsp. sativus chromosome 4, DH1 v3.0, whole genome shotgun sequence, one DNA window encodes the following:
- the LOC108216353 gene encoding protein MICRORCHIDIA 6-like isoform X4 yields the protein MISTNSIHLSSDSETEDATGKNVVKRPHSCLETVVRNCLNSRKKACQKFRRHPARYELEDEICTNLLSSAENNVCYTNQGSAQVAETRPCQLSSSWAAPICRQFWKAGNYGNEQRAKTTMKNGNSRMHIHPEFLHSNATSHKWIFGAIAELLDNAVDEIHNGATFVMIDKTTNPRDGSPALLIQDDGGGMHPEAIRHCMSFGFSDKKKIKNAIGQYGNGFKTSSMRLGSDVIVFTRHSSARGLCQSIGLLSYTFLRQAGHDRIVVPLVDFEYEESIRSMVPVYFNGEEHFISNLSVLLQWSPYSTKDLLLEQVRFLRLLRFDDIGQHGTKIVIYNLWLNDTEDMELDFDSDAEDIRINADAEVIQTGLNPKPIQDQHITNLYRYSLRVYVSILYLRLPQSFKIVLRGKEIERHNLANDLIFPEFILYKPQIGSNSEAAVITTIGFLKDTRQVNVHGFSVYHWNRLILPFWPVVNYRTNNTARGIVGVLEANFIQPTHNKQDFEKTSLFQRLEHRLKEMTLEYWEIHCGLIGYQHKKKSRTRRLPLGSDNHVLLPVPMNPTTSVIYNSRGDRPNSSAVESTDDPNLNHVTVTYIQGKENNSKMVSKAEPRKYETSRSYEADSPDNEARQPSSDYDIQVQNEEENLREENRKLKSRLLDLMTREDALNIKAKELRDELAKLQQEYRRLLEESVSVFLDE from the exons ATGATTTCCACAAACTCCATACATTTAAGTAGTGATAGTGAAACTGAAGATGCCACTGGAAAGAATGTAGTAAAGAGGCCACATTCCTGTTTAGAGACTGTTGTAAGAAATTGCCTTAATAGTAGGAAGAAGGCTTGCCAAAAGTTCAGAAGGCATCCTGCAAGATATGAACTCGAAGATGAAATCTGCACAAATTTATTAAGCTCAGCAGAAAATAATGTGTGTTACACAAATCAAGGAAGTGCTCAAGTTGCTGAAACAAGACCCTGTCAACTGTCTTCTTCATGGGCAGCACCTATTTGTCGGCAGTTTTGGAAAGCTGGAAACTATGGCAACGAACAACGAGCTAAAACTACAATGAAAA ATGGGAATAGTCGAATGCACATACATCCAGAGTTCCTTCACTCCAACGCTACCTCACATAAGTGGATCTTTGGTG CAATAGCAGAGCTACTTGACAACGCAGTTGATGAG ATACACAATGGGGCTACATTTGTGATGATAGACAAAACTACTAATCCCCGGGATGGAAGTCCTGCGTTACTTATTCaag ATGATGGTGGTGGAATGCACCCCGAAGCTATTCGTCATTGCATGAGCTTTGGATTTTCAGATAAGAAGAAGATTAAAAACGCAATTGGGCAGT ACGGAAATGGCTTTAAGACGAGCTCTATGAGACTTGGTTCAGACGTTATTGTCTTCACTCGACACTCTAGTGCGAG GGGACTATGTCAGAGCATTGGACTTCTCTCTTATACATTTTTAAGACAGGCAGGTCATGACAGAATTGTAGTCCCACTG GTAGATTTTGAGTACGAAGAATCAATAAGGAGTATGGTTCCCGTGTATTTTAATGGCGAAGAGCACTTTATATCTAATTTGTCTGTTTTGTTGCAGTGGTCCCCCTACTCCACTAAAGACTTACTTCTTGAGCAAGTGCGCTTCTTACGTCTTCTCAGA TTTGATGATATAGGGCAGCATGGGACCAAAATTGTTATTTATAATCTCTGGCTTAATGATACAGAGGACATGGAACTGGATTTTGACTCTGATGCAGAG GATATCCGTATTAATGCTGATGCAGAAGTCATTCAGACAGGCCTGAACCCAAAACCAATTCAAGACCAGCATATCACAAACCTTTACCGATATTCTCTCCGT GTATATGTATCCATCTTGTACCTCCGTCTACCACAAAGCTTTAAAATTGTTTTAAGAGGAAAAGAAATAGAGCGTCATAATCTTGCGAATGATCTCATATTTCCTGAATTCATACTATATAAGCCTCAAATCGGTAGCAATTCAGAG GCTGCTGTTATTACTACAATAGGTTTCTTAAAAGATACTCGCCAAGTTAATGTCCATGGATTCAGTGTTTACCACTGGAATCGCCTTATACTG CCATTCTGGCCAGTAGTCAACTATAGAACAAACAATACCGCAAGAGGAATTGTTG GTGTTCTGGAAGCAAATTTTATTCAGCCAACTCACAATAAGCAAGATTTTGAGAAGACTTCGCTTTTCCAAAGGCTTGAACATCGGTTGAAGGAAATGACACTGGAGTACTG GGAGATTCACTGTGGACTCATTGGTTACCAGCATAAGAAGAAGTCCCGCACCAGGAGACTACCTTTAGGGTCTGACAATCATGTTCTGCTACCAGTGCCAATGAATCCTACTACATCCGTGATTTACAACTCAAGAGGTGATCGACCAAATTCTTCTGCAGTTGAATCTACCGATGATCCTAATCTGAATCATGTCACGG TAACCTATATACAAGGGAAGGAAAACAATTCGAAGATGGTATCCAAAGCTGAACCTAGAAAGTATGAAACATCAAGGTCTTATGAAGCTGATTCCCCGGACAATGAAGCTAGGCAG CCTTCCAGTGACTATGACATTCAAGTGCAAAATGAAGAGGAAAATTTGCGGGAAGAAAACCGAAAGCTCAAATCACG TTTACTTGACCTGATGACAAGGGAGGATGCTCTTAATATAAAG GCAAAAGAACTAAGAGACGAACTTGCTAAGCTTCAGCAGGAGTACCGGAGGCTGCTTGAAGAATCAGTATCAGTCTTTTTAGATgaataa
- the LOC108216353 gene encoding protein MICRORCHIDIA 6-like isoform X1 — translation MISTNSIHLSSDSETEDATGKNVVKRPHSCLETVVRNCLNSRKKACQKFRRHPARYELEDEICTNLLSSAENNVCYTNQGSAQVAETRPCQLSSSWAAPICRQFWKAGNYGNEQRAKTTMKNGNSRMHIHPEFLHSNATSHKWIFGAIAELLDNAVDEIHNGATFVMIDKTTNPRDGSPALLIQDDGGGMHPEAIRHCMSFGFSDKKKIKNAIGQYGNGFKTSSMRLGSDVIVFTRHSSARGLCQSIGLLSYTFLRQAGHDRIVVPLVDFEYEESIRSMVPVYFNGEEHFISNLSVLLQWSPYSTKDLLLEQVRFLRLLRFDDIGQHGTKIVIYNLWLNDTEDMELDFDSDAEDIRINADAEVIQTGLNPKPIQDQHITNLYRYSLRVYVSILYLRLPQSFKIVLRGKEIERHNLANDLIFPEFILYKPQIGSNSEAAVITTIGFLKDTRQVNVHGFSVYHWNRLILPFWPVVNYRTNNTARGIVGVLEANFIQPTHNKQDFEKTSLFQRLEHRLKEMTLEYWEIHCGLIGYQHKKKSRTRRLPLGSDNHVLLPVPMNPTTSVIYNSRGDRPNSSAVESTDDPNLNHVTVTYIQGKENNSKMVSKAEPRKYETSRSYEADSPDNEARQPTAELLGTSQLILAFTVQPSSDYDIQVQNEEENLREENRKLKSRLLDLMTREDALNIKAKELRDELAKLQQEYRRLLEESVSVFLDE, via the exons ATGATTTCCACAAACTCCATACATTTAAGTAGTGATAGTGAAACTGAAGATGCCACTGGAAAGAATGTAGTAAAGAGGCCACATTCCTGTTTAGAGACTGTTGTAAGAAATTGCCTTAATAGTAGGAAGAAGGCTTGCCAAAAGTTCAGAAGGCATCCTGCAAGATATGAACTCGAAGATGAAATCTGCACAAATTTATTAAGCTCAGCAGAAAATAATGTGTGTTACACAAATCAAGGAAGTGCTCAAGTTGCTGAAACAAGACCCTGTCAACTGTCTTCTTCATGGGCAGCACCTATTTGTCGGCAGTTTTGGAAAGCTGGAAACTATGGCAACGAACAACGAGCTAAAACTACAATGAAAA ATGGGAATAGTCGAATGCACATACATCCAGAGTTCCTTCACTCCAACGCTACCTCACATAAGTGGATCTTTGGTG CAATAGCAGAGCTACTTGACAACGCAGTTGATGAG ATACACAATGGGGCTACATTTGTGATGATAGACAAAACTACTAATCCCCGGGATGGAAGTCCTGCGTTACTTATTCaag ATGATGGTGGTGGAATGCACCCCGAAGCTATTCGTCATTGCATGAGCTTTGGATTTTCAGATAAGAAGAAGATTAAAAACGCAATTGGGCAGT ACGGAAATGGCTTTAAGACGAGCTCTATGAGACTTGGTTCAGACGTTATTGTCTTCACTCGACACTCTAGTGCGAG GGGACTATGTCAGAGCATTGGACTTCTCTCTTATACATTTTTAAGACAGGCAGGTCATGACAGAATTGTAGTCCCACTG GTAGATTTTGAGTACGAAGAATCAATAAGGAGTATGGTTCCCGTGTATTTTAATGGCGAAGAGCACTTTATATCTAATTTGTCTGTTTTGTTGCAGTGGTCCCCCTACTCCACTAAAGACTTACTTCTTGAGCAAGTGCGCTTCTTACGTCTTCTCAGA TTTGATGATATAGGGCAGCATGGGACCAAAATTGTTATTTATAATCTCTGGCTTAATGATACAGAGGACATGGAACTGGATTTTGACTCTGATGCAGAG GATATCCGTATTAATGCTGATGCAGAAGTCATTCAGACAGGCCTGAACCCAAAACCAATTCAAGACCAGCATATCACAAACCTTTACCGATATTCTCTCCGT GTATATGTATCCATCTTGTACCTCCGTCTACCACAAAGCTTTAAAATTGTTTTAAGAGGAAAAGAAATAGAGCGTCATAATCTTGCGAATGATCTCATATTTCCTGAATTCATACTATATAAGCCTCAAATCGGTAGCAATTCAGAG GCTGCTGTTATTACTACAATAGGTTTCTTAAAAGATACTCGCCAAGTTAATGTCCATGGATTCAGTGTTTACCACTGGAATCGCCTTATACTG CCATTCTGGCCAGTAGTCAACTATAGAACAAACAATACCGCAAGAGGAATTGTTG GTGTTCTGGAAGCAAATTTTATTCAGCCAACTCACAATAAGCAAGATTTTGAGAAGACTTCGCTTTTCCAAAGGCTTGAACATCGGTTGAAGGAAATGACACTGGAGTACTG GGAGATTCACTGTGGACTCATTGGTTACCAGCATAAGAAGAAGTCCCGCACCAGGAGACTACCTTTAGGGTCTGACAATCATGTTCTGCTACCAGTGCCAATGAATCCTACTACATCCGTGATTTACAACTCAAGAGGTGATCGACCAAATTCTTCTGCAGTTGAATCTACCGATGATCCTAATCTGAATCATGTCACGG TAACCTATATACAAGGGAAGGAAAACAATTCGAAGATGGTATCCAAAGCTGAACCTAGAAAGTATGAAACATCAAGGTCTTATGAAGCTGATTCCCCGGACAATGAAGCTAGGCAG CCAACGGCTGAACTTCTTGGGACATCGCAATTGATCCTGGCTTTCACGGTGCAGCCTTCCAGTGACTATGACATTCAAGTGCAAAATGAAGAGGAAAATTTGCGGGAAGAAAACCGAAAGCTCAAATCACG TTTACTTGACCTGATGACAAGGGAGGATGCTCTTAATATAAAG GCAAAAGAACTAAGAGACGAACTTGCTAAGCTTCAGCAGGAGTACCGGAGGCTGCTTGAAGAATCAGTATCAGTCTTTTTAGATgaataa
- the LOC108216353 gene encoding protein MICRORCHIDIA 6-like isoform X2, with translation MISTNSIHLSSDSETEDATGKNVVKRPHSCLETVVRNCLNSRKKACQKFRRHPARYELEDEICTNLLSSAENNVCYTNQGSAQVAETRPCQLSSSWAAPICRQFWKAGNYGNEQRAKTTMKNGNSRMHIHPEFLHSNATSHKWIFAIAELLDNAVDEIHNGATFVMIDKTTNPRDGSPALLIQDDGGGMHPEAIRHCMSFGFSDKKKIKNAIGQYGNGFKTSSMRLGSDVIVFTRHSSARGLCQSIGLLSYTFLRQAGHDRIVVPLVDFEYEESIRSMVPVYFNGEEHFISNLSVLLQWSPYSTKDLLLEQVRFLRLLRFDDIGQHGTKIVIYNLWLNDTEDMELDFDSDAEDIRINADAEVIQTGLNPKPIQDQHITNLYRYSLRVYVSILYLRLPQSFKIVLRGKEIERHNLANDLIFPEFILYKPQIGSNSEAAVITTIGFLKDTRQVNVHGFSVYHWNRLILPFWPVVNYRTNNTARGIVGVLEANFIQPTHNKQDFEKTSLFQRLEHRLKEMTLEYWEIHCGLIGYQHKKKSRTRRLPLGSDNHVLLPVPMNPTTSVIYNSRGDRPNSSAVESTDDPNLNHVTVTYIQGKENNSKMVSKAEPRKYETSRSYEADSPDNEARQPTAELLGTSQLILAFTVQPSSDYDIQVQNEEENLREENRKLKSRLLDLMTREDALNIKAKELRDELAKLQQEYRRLLEESVSVFLDE, from the exons ATGATTTCCACAAACTCCATACATTTAAGTAGTGATAGTGAAACTGAAGATGCCACTGGAAAGAATGTAGTAAAGAGGCCACATTCCTGTTTAGAGACTGTTGTAAGAAATTGCCTTAATAGTAGGAAGAAGGCTTGCCAAAAGTTCAGAAGGCATCCTGCAAGATATGAACTCGAAGATGAAATCTGCACAAATTTATTAAGCTCAGCAGAAAATAATGTGTGTTACACAAATCAAGGAAGTGCTCAAGTTGCTGAAACAAGACCCTGTCAACTGTCTTCTTCATGGGCAGCACCTATTTGTCGGCAGTTTTGGAAAGCTGGAAACTATGGCAACGAACAACGAGCTAAAACTACAATGAAAA ATGGGAATAGTCGAATGCACATACATCCAGAGTTCCTTCACTCCAACGCTACCTCACATAAGTGGATCTTTG CAATAGCAGAGCTACTTGACAACGCAGTTGATGAG ATACACAATGGGGCTACATTTGTGATGATAGACAAAACTACTAATCCCCGGGATGGAAGTCCTGCGTTACTTATTCaag ATGATGGTGGTGGAATGCACCCCGAAGCTATTCGTCATTGCATGAGCTTTGGATTTTCAGATAAGAAGAAGATTAAAAACGCAATTGGGCAGT ACGGAAATGGCTTTAAGACGAGCTCTATGAGACTTGGTTCAGACGTTATTGTCTTCACTCGACACTCTAGTGCGAG GGGACTATGTCAGAGCATTGGACTTCTCTCTTATACATTTTTAAGACAGGCAGGTCATGACAGAATTGTAGTCCCACTG GTAGATTTTGAGTACGAAGAATCAATAAGGAGTATGGTTCCCGTGTATTTTAATGGCGAAGAGCACTTTATATCTAATTTGTCTGTTTTGTTGCAGTGGTCCCCCTACTCCACTAAAGACTTACTTCTTGAGCAAGTGCGCTTCTTACGTCTTCTCAGA TTTGATGATATAGGGCAGCATGGGACCAAAATTGTTATTTATAATCTCTGGCTTAATGATACAGAGGACATGGAACTGGATTTTGACTCTGATGCAGAG GATATCCGTATTAATGCTGATGCAGAAGTCATTCAGACAGGCCTGAACCCAAAACCAATTCAAGACCAGCATATCACAAACCTTTACCGATATTCTCTCCGT GTATATGTATCCATCTTGTACCTCCGTCTACCACAAAGCTTTAAAATTGTTTTAAGAGGAAAAGAAATAGAGCGTCATAATCTTGCGAATGATCTCATATTTCCTGAATTCATACTATATAAGCCTCAAATCGGTAGCAATTCAGAG GCTGCTGTTATTACTACAATAGGTTTCTTAAAAGATACTCGCCAAGTTAATGTCCATGGATTCAGTGTTTACCACTGGAATCGCCTTATACTG CCATTCTGGCCAGTAGTCAACTATAGAACAAACAATACCGCAAGAGGAATTGTTG GTGTTCTGGAAGCAAATTTTATTCAGCCAACTCACAATAAGCAAGATTTTGAGAAGACTTCGCTTTTCCAAAGGCTTGAACATCGGTTGAAGGAAATGACACTGGAGTACTG GGAGATTCACTGTGGACTCATTGGTTACCAGCATAAGAAGAAGTCCCGCACCAGGAGACTACCTTTAGGGTCTGACAATCATGTTCTGCTACCAGTGCCAATGAATCCTACTACATCCGTGATTTACAACTCAAGAGGTGATCGACCAAATTCTTCTGCAGTTGAATCTACCGATGATCCTAATCTGAATCATGTCACGG TAACCTATATACAAGGGAAGGAAAACAATTCGAAGATGGTATCCAAAGCTGAACCTAGAAAGTATGAAACATCAAGGTCTTATGAAGCTGATTCCCCGGACAATGAAGCTAGGCAG CCAACGGCTGAACTTCTTGGGACATCGCAATTGATCCTGGCTTTCACGGTGCAGCCTTCCAGTGACTATGACATTCAAGTGCAAAATGAAGAGGAAAATTTGCGGGAAGAAAACCGAAAGCTCAAATCACG TTTACTTGACCTGATGACAAGGGAGGATGCTCTTAATATAAAG GCAAAAGAACTAAGAGACGAACTTGCTAAGCTTCAGCAGGAGTACCGGAGGCTGCTTGAAGAATCAGTATCAGTCTTTTTAGATgaataa
- the LOC108216353 gene encoding protein MICRORCHIDIA 6-like isoform X7, protein MISTNSIHLSSDSETEDATGKNVVKRPHSCLETVVRNCLNSRKKACQKFRRHPARYELEDEICTNLLSSAENNVCYTNQGSAQVAETRPCQLSSSWAAPICRQFWKAGNYGNEQRAKTTMKNGNSRMHIHPEFLHSNATSHKWIFGAIAELLDNAVDEIHNGATFVMIDKTTNPRDGSPALLIQDDGGGMHPEAIRHCMSFGFSDKKKIKNAIGQYGNGFKTSSMRLGSDVIVFTRHSSARGLCQSIGLLSYTFLRQAGHDRIVVPLVDFEYEESIRSMVPVYFNGEEHFISNLSVLLQWSPYSTKDLLLEQVRFLRLLRFDDIGQHGTKIVIYNLWLNDTEDMELDFDSDAEDIRINADAEVIQTGLNPKPIQDQHITNLYRYSLRAAVITTIGFLKDTRQVNVHGFSVYHWNRLILPFWPVVNYRTNNTARGIVGVLEANFIQPTHNKQDFEKTSLFQRLEHRLKEMTLEYWEIHCGLIGYQHKKKSRTRRLPLGSDNHVLLPVPMNPTTSVIYNSRGDRPNSSAVESTDDPNLNHVTVTYIQGKENNSKMVSKAEPRKYETSRSYEADSPDNEARQPTAELLGTSQLILAFTVQPSSDYDIQVQNEEENLREENRKLKSRLLDLMTREDALNIKAKELRDELAKLQQEYRRLLEESVSVFLDE, encoded by the exons ATGATTTCCACAAACTCCATACATTTAAGTAGTGATAGTGAAACTGAAGATGCCACTGGAAAGAATGTAGTAAAGAGGCCACATTCCTGTTTAGAGACTGTTGTAAGAAATTGCCTTAATAGTAGGAAGAAGGCTTGCCAAAAGTTCAGAAGGCATCCTGCAAGATATGAACTCGAAGATGAAATCTGCACAAATTTATTAAGCTCAGCAGAAAATAATGTGTGTTACACAAATCAAGGAAGTGCTCAAGTTGCTGAAACAAGACCCTGTCAACTGTCTTCTTCATGGGCAGCACCTATTTGTCGGCAGTTTTGGAAAGCTGGAAACTATGGCAACGAACAACGAGCTAAAACTACAATGAAAA ATGGGAATAGTCGAATGCACATACATCCAGAGTTCCTTCACTCCAACGCTACCTCACATAAGTGGATCTTTGGTG CAATAGCAGAGCTACTTGACAACGCAGTTGATGAG ATACACAATGGGGCTACATTTGTGATGATAGACAAAACTACTAATCCCCGGGATGGAAGTCCTGCGTTACTTATTCaag ATGATGGTGGTGGAATGCACCCCGAAGCTATTCGTCATTGCATGAGCTTTGGATTTTCAGATAAGAAGAAGATTAAAAACGCAATTGGGCAGT ACGGAAATGGCTTTAAGACGAGCTCTATGAGACTTGGTTCAGACGTTATTGTCTTCACTCGACACTCTAGTGCGAG GGGACTATGTCAGAGCATTGGACTTCTCTCTTATACATTTTTAAGACAGGCAGGTCATGACAGAATTGTAGTCCCACTG GTAGATTTTGAGTACGAAGAATCAATAAGGAGTATGGTTCCCGTGTATTTTAATGGCGAAGAGCACTTTATATCTAATTTGTCTGTTTTGTTGCAGTGGTCCCCCTACTCCACTAAAGACTTACTTCTTGAGCAAGTGCGCTTCTTACGTCTTCTCAGA TTTGATGATATAGGGCAGCATGGGACCAAAATTGTTATTTATAATCTCTGGCTTAATGATACAGAGGACATGGAACTGGATTTTGACTCTGATGCAGAG GATATCCGTATTAATGCTGATGCAGAAGTCATTCAGACAGGCCTGAACCCAAAACCAATTCAAGACCAGCATATCACAAACCTTTACCGATATTCTCTCCGT GCTGCTGTTATTACTACAATAGGTTTCTTAAAAGATACTCGCCAAGTTAATGTCCATGGATTCAGTGTTTACCACTGGAATCGCCTTATACTG CCATTCTGGCCAGTAGTCAACTATAGAACAAACAATACCGCAAGAGGAATTGTTG GTGTTCTGGAAGCAAATTTTATTCAGCCAACTCACAATAAGCAAGATTTTGAGAAGACTTCGCTTTTCCAAAGGCTTGAACATCGGTTGAAGGAAATGACACTGGAGTACTG GGAGATTCACTGTGGACTCATTGGTTACCAGCATAAGAAGAAGTCCCGCACCAGGAGACTACCTTTAGGGTCTGACAATCATGTTCTGCTACCAGTGCCAATGAATCCTACTACATCCGTGATTTACAACTCAAGAGGTGATCGACCAAATTCTTCTGCAGTTGAATCTACCGATGATCCTAATCTGAATCATGTCACGG TAACCTATATACAAGGGAAGGAAAACAATTCGAAGATGGTATCCAAAGCTGAACCTAGAAAGTATGAAACATCAAGGTCTTATGAAGCTGATTCCCCGGACAATGAAGCTAGGCAG CCAACGGCTGAACTTCTTGGGACATCGCAATTGATCCTGGCTTTCACGGTGCAGCCTTCCAGTGACTATGACATTCAAGTGCAAAATGAAGAGGAAAATTTGCGGGAAGAAAACCGAAAGCTCAAATCACG TTTACTTGACCTGATGACAAGGGAGGATGCTCTTAATATAAAG GCAAAAGAACTAAGAGACGAACTTGCTAAGCTTCAGCAGGAGTACCGGAGGCTGCTTGAAGAATCAGTATCAGTCTTTTTAGATgaataa
- the LOC108216353 gene encoding protein MICRORCHIDIA 6-like isoform X5 translates to MISTNSIHLSSDSETEDATGKNVVKRPHSCLETVVRNCLNSRKKACQKFRRHPARYELEDEICTNLLSSAENNVCYTNQGSAQVAETRPCQLSSSWAAPICRQFWKAGNYGNEQRAKTTMKNGNSRMHIHPEFLHSNATSHKWIFGAIAELLDNAVDEIHNGATFVMIDKTTNPRDGSPALLIQDDGGGMHPEAIRHCMSFGFSDKKKIKNAIGQYGNGFKTSSMRLGSDVIVFTRHSSARGLCQSIGLLSYTFLRQAGHDRIVVPLVDFEYEESIRSMVPVYFNGEEHFISNLSVLLQWSPYSTKDLLLEQVRFLRLLRFDDIGQHGTKIVIYNLWLNDTEDMELDFDSDAEDIRINADAEVIQTGLNPKPIQDQHITNLYRYSLRVYVSILYLRLPQSFKIVLRGKEIERHNLANDLIFPEFILYKPQIGSNSEAAVITTIGFLKDTRQVNVHGFSVYHWNRLILPFWPVVNYRTNNTARGIVGVLEANFIQPTHNKQDFEKTSLFQRLEHRLKEMTLEYWEIHCGLIGYQHKKKSRTRRLPLGSDNHVLLPVPMNPTTSVIYNSRVTYIQGKENNSKMVSKAEPRKYETSRSYEADSPDNEARQPTAELLGTSQLILAFTVQPSSDYDIQVQNEEENLREENRKLKSRLLDLMTREDALNIKAKELRDELAKLQQEYRRLLEESVSVFLDE, encoded by the exons ATGATTTCCACAAACTCCATACATTTAAGTAGTGATAGTGAAACTGAAGATGCCACTGGAAAGAATGTAGTAAAGAGGCCACATTCCTGTTTAGAGACTGTTGTAAGAAATTGCCTTAATAGTAGGAAGAAGGCTTGCCAAAAGTTCAGAAGGCATCCTGCAAGATATGAACTCGAAGATGAAATCTGCACAAATTTATTAAGCTCAGCAGAAAATAATGTGTGTTACACAAATCAAGGAAGTGCTCAAGTTGCTGAAACAAGACCCTGTCAACTGTCTTCTTCATGGGCAGCACCTATTTGTCGGCAGTTTTGGAAAGCTGGAAACTATGGCAACGAACAACGAGCTAAAACTACAATGAAAA ATGGGAATAGTCGAATGCACATACATCCAGAGTTCCTTCACTCCAACGCTACCTCACATAAGTGGATCTTTGGTG CAATAGCAGAGCTACTTGACAACGCAGTTGATGAG ATACACAATGGGGCTACATTTGTGATGATAGACAAAACTACTAATCCCCGGGATGGAAGTCCTGCGTTACTTATTCaag ATGATGGTGGTGGAATGCACCCCGAAGCTATTCGTCATTGCATGAGCTTTGGATTTTCAGATAAGAAGAAGATTAAAAACGCAATTGGGCAGT ACGGAAATGGCTTTAAGACGAGCTCTATGAGACTTGGTTCAGACGTTATTGTCTTCACTCGACACTCTAGTGCGAG GGGACTATGTCAGAGCATTGGACTTCTCTCTTATACATTTTTAAGACAGGCAGGTCATGACAGAATTGTAGTCCCACTG GTAGATTTTGAGTACGAAGAATCAATAAGGAGTATGGTTCCCGTGTATTTTAATGGCGAAGAGCACTTTATATCTAATTTGTCTGTTTTGTTGCAGTGGTCCCCCTACTCCACTAAAGACTTACTTCTTGAGCAAGTGCGCTTCTTACGTCTTCTCAGA TTTGATGATATAGGGCAGCATGGGACCAAAATTGTTATTTATAATCTCTGGCTTAATGATACAGAGGACATGGAACTGGATTTTGACTCTGATGCAGAG GATATCCGTATTAATGCTGATGCAGAAGTCATTCAGACAGGCCTGAACCCAAAACCAATTCAAGACCAGCATATCACAAACCTTTACCGATATTCTCTCCGT GTATATGTATCCATCTTGTACCTCCGTCTACCACAAAGCTTTAAAATTGTTTTAAGAGGAAAAGAAATAGAGCGTCATAATCTTGCGAATGATCTCATATTTCCTGAATTCATACTATATAAGCCTCAAATCGGTAGCAATTCAGAG GCTGCTGTTATTACTACAATAGGTTTCTTAAAAGATACTCGCCAAGTTAATGTCCATGGATTCAGTGTTTACCACTGGAATCGCCTTATACTG CCATTCTGGCCAGTAGTCAACTATAGAACAAACAATACCGCAAGAGGAATTGTTG GTGTTCTGGAAGCAAATTTTATTCAGCCAACTCACAATAAGCAAGATTTTGAGAAGACTTCGCTTTTCCAAAGGCTTGAACATCGGTTGAAGGAAATGACACTGGAGTACTG GGAGATTCACTGTGGACTCATTGGTTACCAGCATAAGAAGAAGTCCCGCACCAGGAGACTACCTTTAGGGTCTGACAATCATGTTCTGCTACCAGTGCCAATGAATCCTACTACATCCGTGATTTACAACTCAAGAG TAACCTATATACAAGGGAAGGAAAACAATTCGAAGATGGTATCCAAAGCTGAACCTAGAAAGTATGAAACATCAAGGTCTTATGAAGCTGATTCCCCGGACAATGAAGCTAGGCAG CCAACGGCTGAACTTCTTGGGACATCGCAATTGATCCTGGCTTTCACGGTGCAGCCTTCCAGTGACTATGACATTCAAGTGCAAAATGAAGAGGAAAATTTGCGGGAAGAAAACCGAAAGCTCAAATCACG TTTACTTGACCTGATGACAAGGGAGGATGCTCTTAATATAAAG GCAAAAGAACTAAGAGACGAACTTGCTAAGCTTCAGCAGGAGTACCGGAGGCTGCTTGAAGAATCAGTATCAGTCTTTTTAGATgaataa